Part of the Pseudomonas sp. P8_241 genome is shown below.
ACTGTGGCATCGCTATGACCTTGGCTGACGGCAAGAATGTTGTCGTTCATGTTCTGGAATGACTTCAGGCTACCCTTAGGGTCGTTCCATCGTTTGATGTCTGCGGTCAAAAAATCAGTACCGTAGTTACCTTGAGGGGTGCTGACAGTGTGCCCTTTCAAATCCTCGTAGCCTTTAATCCCGGTATCTTCACGTGTAAGCACAACGTACTGGTAAGCGAAATATGGAACCGAAAAGCCAATCGATCTAGCGCGTTCCATTGTTGGTGATGTCGATGCGACAGCGACATCGGCACGGCCGGAAATGATTGATGGAATGCGGTCAGGAAATGGGACGTCAATGATCGAGGCCTTGACTCCCAAGGCGGCAGCGAGGTCTTTACAGTAATCTACGTCGAAGCCTGCCGGATTGTTTTGAGCATCGCGAAAACCTGCTTGACCATTATCCAGTGTGATTGCACAGCGAAGTGTTCCGTCCCCCACGATATCTTCCAATTTATCGGCATGTGCTGCGGATACAGAAACCAGGCTGATCGCGGTCGCGAGAGACACAATATTAAACTTGCTCATAACGTTTAGATGCCTTTGTGGGTTAAGCACTAAGTGCTACAGGATCGATAGTGATAGAGCAGAGAGCGTGCCAGTCTTCGGGGGTGGGGCAATTGGCGGCCCAAGAGCCTCGAACAATCGTCTCGTTTTCTAGGGTCACTGAGGGGAGGCGATATTCGATGCAGCCCCGTTGGGCCAAGGGTTTGCGTATCCCCACAAGTTCATGAAGAAGGTGAGAGATGACACCGTGGAATCAGAAAAAAAAATTTTCTGAAAATTGTGCAGAAAACCGTGATTTATTTATTGTGCAGAATTCCGTTTCTATCTCACGGCTTAAATCCACACTGCTACCAAAGGGAACATCGCTAAAAAGCGCTTAAGTGCACACTTTGTGGGCCTTATTTTTCGGGGTATGCAGATGGCGCACCTGGCTGGTGCAACTGATTGGAGAGAAAGTGGGGTGGTGGCAAAATTTGCACACATTTTATTTTAGAATGTGTGCAGTAATCCGCTGTGGATTTCTGGCCAAATGCGCTTTTTATCCGCGTTCGGAGTGGGGGGAGCTTTTCTGGGGGCGGGACGGTGTGGAGGGGGATTGGGGGTACAGACCCTAGCAACGGATTGCTAGGGTCTAGAGGGGATCAGTCTTGGGACAATTCCACTGATCGTTGACGAGCAGCATCGGCTGCAGTCTTCACGAGCTCGCGTAGAGAGCCCTGCTTCTCAAATACATCGATGGCTGCAGCAGTCGTTCCATTGGGAGAGGTAACGGCCTTACGCAGAGCTTCGAAGCTAGCATCTGGTTGGCATTGCAGTTTCGCAGCACCCAGCGCCGTGTGGCTCGCCAACCTCTTCGCAAGCTCTTCCGGGAGGCCCATAGCCGCGCCAGCATCAGCCAATGATTCGCTGAAGAGATGAAAATAAGCTGGGCCGCTTCCGCTGATTGCAGTAACCGCGTGGAGCTGCTCCTCTTCATCGACCCAGCAGGCAATACCGACTGCCTCGAATAACCGAGTCAGATCATGCCGGCGCTGTCCGATATCAGAGTCTGTATAGAGCCCGGTGCAGCCGGCATTTACCATTACCGGTGTATTTGGCATTGCTCGTACCACTGGAATGGCGTGACCACTCGCAGTTTTCAACGTGGCGCTAGTGACTCCAGCCATTACCGACAGCAAAATTGCGCCTTGAAGCGCTGAAGCAGGTAACGCTGAAATTGCCTGGGCAGCCATGTTGGGTTTGACCGCCACGACGACAAGATCAAACTTATGGGAAGGCAGTTGGGAGAGGTCGTTAACGATTAGCGCCTGCATACCGCTGGGTGCTCCCGGATCGTACGCAGTTACTTCATTGACAAGGCCGGTGTTCAACCAAGCCTCGCCTAATGCACTACCCATTTTTCCGTAACCTAGAAACAAGACTTTCATTCAATTGTCCTCCGATCGGTTTGGTTTTGGCTGACTTAGTCGATGGTCATCAAGCTTGCGTTTCCGCCAGCAGCTGCCGTATTCACGCTTACCGCTCGCTCGATGACCAGACGTTCAAGGGCAACCGTTGTTTCGCCTTGGGATAGTCCTTGAACTCCAACAATGGCTCCTGCACGTTTCGCAACCTGCTGGCAGATCATCCGCAACTGATCTGAATCCCCGTGGTGGAGTACTGCGTCAAAATGCACGTCGTCTTTATCCCAATCAGACACCATCTGAATTTGAGAGGTGACCTCTTTGGGAAGGCTCGTCAGAAGTCGAACGCTGGAATCGGCGTCGAGCCAAACCGTACTGCCACCCACAGCCAGAACAGCTGCTAACTGGATCAGCAAATCGCCCTGTGTCTCGGCTATGCACAGCACCCGATCGCGACCGAGGATGCTGTAGGAGTTCCGTTCTCCTGTTGGGCCAGGAAGCAGATAAGTCATCCCGCTCTGAGACTGTTCTGCGAACCGTATACAGAGGTCACGTAGCTCGATTTTTTTATTCGCTTCCGCCCAGGCTTTCAACGCTTTCAGGGGGGCGAGTTGCTTCTCTTTGGCTCGCTCATCAGGCGCTGAGGATGCGGTGCGTGTGAGAGTTTTAGTGACTGAGTCCGAGGAAGAGGTCGAAAGCAGTCGATATAGGTAGAGAGGGCCACCCGCTTTTGGGCCTGTCCCCGACAACCCCTCACCACCGAATGGCTGCACCCCGACCACTGCGCCTACGATGTTGCGGTTGACGTAAATGTTGCCTGCATGGACGTTGTCGACGACTTTGGCAATCGTCTCATCGATGCGCGTGTGTACGCCTAGTGTCAGGCCATAACCTGACGCGTTGATTTGCGCAATCAGCTGATCCAACTCTTTGCGTTTGTAGCGAACAACGTGCAGCACCGGGCCGAAGATCTCGCGCTTCAGTTCGTCGAGGCTTTCAAGTTCGATGAGGGTTGGCATGACATAAGTGCCACGCTTTACTTCGTCCTTGTCCGCGATAGCGACTTGGTAGACGGAACGGCCCTTATCACGCATGGCTTGAATGTGCTTTTCAATACCAGATTTGGCTTCTGCATCGATCACCGGGCCGATGTCTACGGACAAGCGCTCAGGGTTGCCAAGGCGACTTTCAGACATTGCGCCTCTAAGCATCTCGATTACACGGTCGGCGGAATCCTCCTGCAAGCATAGTACGCGCAACGCCGAGCAGCGCTGGCCGGCGCTGTCAAACGCTGAGGAGACCACGTCTACGACCACTTGCTCAGTCAGAGCTGAGGAGTCGACGATCATCGCGTTCTGACCGCCGGTTTCGGCTATCAGTGGGATAGGCCGTCCTTGAGAGTCCAAACGGCCGGCGATGTTACGCTGCAGAAGGCGTGCGACCTCGGTAGAACCAGTAAACATAACCCCTTTAACGCGCTCGTCGCCGACCAAGCCGGCGCCTACTGTTTCCCCGCGACCAGGGAGAAGCTGCAGCACGCCTTCTGGCACGCCAGCACCCAGGAGAATACGGACTGCCTGGGCGGCAACAAGGGGCGTCTGTTCCGCTGGCTTGGCGAGTACAGAGTTGCCGGCAGCCAATGCTGCGGCGATTTGGCCGGTGAAAATGGCCAGAGGGAAGTTCCACGGACTAATGCACACCACGGGCCCGAGAGGACGGTGGGTATCATTCGAAAGGTCTTGCCTAGCCTGCGCTGCGTAGTAACGCAAGAAGTCTACGGCTTCACGGACTTCGGCGATCGCATTGGCAAATGTTTTGCCCGCTTCGCGTACGAGCAAGCCCATCAACGGTTGAATCTTCGATTCCATTTGATCAGCCGCACGATCAAGAATTGAAGCGCGCTGACTTGGTGGAGTGGCTTGCCAGATTGGCCCTGTGATTAGCGAAGCTTCAATCGCTGTGCTGACGTCATTGAGGCATGCTTCTTGGACGTAACCAACGATATCTCGATGATCTGAAGGGTTGCGCACTGGAATCGCTGTTCCTTGAACAGTCGGGCCACCAAGCAATGGGCCAGCTACCCATTCGTTGTGAGCAGTAGCTAGCAGGGCGCTGGACAGGGAGCCGAGACGGTGCTCGTTGGCCATGTCGATGCCAGACGAGTTGGAGCGATCGCTACCGTACAGATGGCGCGGCAGAGGTATGCGCGGGTGGGGCAAGCCGAATCCCCCTTCCTGGTTGGCCATATTTTCGATGACCAGGACAGGGTCTGCGACCAGTTCTTGTATGGAGATGGAGTGGTCTGCAATGCGATTAACAAACGAAGTATTGGCACCGTTCTCCAGGAGGCGACGTACGAGGTACGCCAACAAGGTTTCGTGCGTCCCAACCGGCGCGTACACGCGACATGGGCGGTTCAGCTTGCCATCGGAAACCTTCCCAACAACCTGTTCGTACAGTGGCTCACCCATGCCATGGAGGCATTGGAATTCGTACTGACCTGGGTAGTAATTCTGTCCGGCAATATGATAAATCGCGGATAGCGTGTGCGCGTTATGAGTGGCGAACTGTGGGTAGATTGCTTCCGGCACTGAGAGCAATTTGCGTGCGCACGCGATGTAAGAAACATCGGTGTACACCTTACGTGTGTAGACCGGGTAGCCCTCAAGTCCTTCGACCTGTGCGCGTTTAATTTCACTATCCCAATAAGCGCCTTTTACAAGGCGAATCATCAGGCGGTGACGGCTGCGGCGGGCTAGGTCGATTACGTAGTCGATCACATAGGGGCATCGCTTTTGATATGCCTGAATCACGAAACCGATGCCATTCCATCCAGCGAGTTGCGGCTCAAAACACAGGCGCTCCAATAGATCCAGTGACAGCTCCAGGCGGTCAGCTTCCTCAGCGTCAATGTTCAAGCCGATGTCGTACTGCTTGGCGAGTAAGGTCAACGACAGCAGGCGCGGGTACAGCTCGTTCATCACCCGATCGTACTGGGCCCGGCTGTAACGGGGGTGCAGCGCCGAAAGCTTGATCGAGATGCCAGGCCCCTCATAAATGCCACGGCCGTGTGAGGCTTTGCCAATTGAGTGGATAGCTTGTTCGTAAGACGCAAGGTATTTCTGTGCATCGACTTCAGTGAGAGCGGCTTCACCCAGCATGTCGTAGGAGTACCGGAAGCCTTTGCTTTCGAATTTATTTGCATTCGCCAAGGCAGCAGCGATGGTTTCGCCGGTGACGAATTGCTCTCCCATCAGGCGCATGGCCATGTCTACGCCTTTACGGATCATAGGCTCGCCAGACTTGCCAATGATCCGACTCAGGGAGGATGTGAGGCCAGATTCATTATGGGTGCCGACCAGTTTCCCCGTGAGCAGAAGGCCCCAAGTAGCGGCGTTTACAAACAGTGATGTGCTATTTCCTAGATGAGGCTGCCAGTTACCGGTACTGATTTTGTCGCGTATCAAAGCGTCGCGTGTGCCTTTGTCGGGAACGCGGAGTAAGGCCTCGGCCAGGCACATCAACGCAACGCCCTCTTGCGAGGAAAGCGAAAACTCTTGTAGCAATCCTTGAACGATACCGGCACGACCGCTGGCATTTTTTTGGTTGCGCAGTTTCTCTGCGATCCCCGCCGCGAGCTTATTGGTAGCGTCGATCATCGCGTCAGATAGGCGGGCTTGTTCCAGCAACATTGGCACCGATTCAGTTTCGGGGCGACGGTAAGCGCCTGTGATCGCGGCGCGCAATGTGGACTGGGGTAAAACGGTTTCGGCGAAATCCAAAAACGGCATGAGCGGGCCGCTGGCTTCGATCTCTGACAGCGGCAAGGAGGGCTCATCATCGGAGGTCGGAAAATTCAGAAGGTCGTTGACGATATCTCCACGCTCGGATCGCTCAATGAAGTGGAGGATGAGTTGTTTGATGACAAAATGAGGAGTTCTGTCGGCGCCGTGGGCCGCCTTCTTTAGGCGGTCTCGGGTTTCGGGGGATAACTTCACTCCAACAGTCGACGTGCTCATGTGTGATCCTTGCTAATCAGAGTTAGCGTTTGCTCGGTGCTTGGCACAAGCCACAACGCCTTGAAATATTATTCGTTAATTAGATTTCGTATACTTTGACGTCTGCATCAATTGATGCCGTGCTGACTGCTAGGCAGTTAGCCGGCGAGAGCGCCAAGTCAATGCCATTGACTAAAAGCTTGCCGCTGCGGTGATTTTGCTCGGAGCTTAAGCGTCTCGCCCTGTTATCGTCGCTCTACCAGGTATCCCCATCGCATGCGGTTGGATGGGGGGGGGCTTTAGGATCTTAGCTAGCCTCTGTAGCGGGGGTTGAGTAAAAGCGGCCTCCATGGGCCCAGTTCTCAGGGGCGATTTCAGCAAATATGACATCCACACTTTCCGGAGAGCACTTCAGCACGTCTGCGGTCAGGCGAGTGACCTCCTTCACGTACTGAGCTTTTTGCTCTTGCGACCTACCAGTGCAAAGTTCCACACGGACTGTTGGCATCTCAGATTCCTCAGGTTGTTATCAGATTTAAGAACCGCTCATCGCCGGCACTCCTACCCACCACCTTTCCAGGGAATGAGGTAGCACCTAGGTGCAACCGTACACAGATATCCAAAGTTGTACAATCGTATACTATTCCAGTAATGTGTATTCCGACCTACGGCCTTAAAGCACGAGCCAGTGGTACCTGCGCTGCTATGGGGGGCGTAAGGCATACATAGGTGAAGCAGGTTGGCGGTCACCGTCGACCATCAATCCCCACTCTGGATTGCTCAAAGTCTTTGCGGCTTCGGGCGAACTGAGGTTTAAGAATGAGCAGACACCGCAAGGACTCCCTATTGGGTGAACCACTCAATATGCCTACTTCGCTTTGGTCTACTACTGCCGAGGCTCGCCCGCCATCGGAGCACTTGATGCGGAGTGAGGCGGCGGACGTCATCATTGTGGGGGCAGGATTTACTGGTCTTTCGGCAGCCATTCACTTGGCAGAGGCTGGGCTTTCTTGTGTGGTACTCGAAGCAGCTGAGCCGGGATGGGGCGCGTCTGGACGAAACAACGGTCAAGTAATCGCAGGTCTTAAACAGGATCCCGATGTCATCGAAGGTCTCTACCCTGGTGAGCAGGGGCGTAGATTGGTGCAGTTTGGCAGTGACGCGCCAGCCGAGGTATGGAGGCTGGTGGAGAGACATTCAATTAGCTGCGCGCCGAACCAACAAGGATGGATTCAGCCAGCCTTCACAGCAGCAGGCGCTACGGCAGTAAGGTCACGACACTTGGCTTGGCAACAACGCAAGGTGGACGTGCAGTTGTTAGAAGGGGCACGTTTGCACCAGCTTTTAGGCACTACGAAGTACAGCTTGGGGTGGCTGGATCCGCGTGGTGGGTCTGTGCAGCCTCTGAGTTATGCGCGTGGTCTTGCCAAGGTCGCCGTGGCACTTGATGTACGCATATTCGGCTCAGCGAAGGTAGATGATTTGCGTCCGAGCACAGGGAAGTGGACTGCATCAGTCGGCCGACACAAGGTCACAGGTCGGCATGTGTTGGTCGCTACAGTGGCATATGCTGACCAGCTGGTTCCTAAACTTCGTACCTCGTTTGTACCCGTGCGTACTGCACAGGTGGCGACTCGGCCACTTCCCGAGGCAATGCGCCAAGTCATCCTTCCAAATGGTCACGTTTCATCGGACACACGGCAATTACTCACCTCTTTCCGATTATCGCCGGACGGACGCCTTGTCATGGGGGGCTCCGGTGCAACGGCTTGCTTGGATCATTCTGCAATTGTTCCTTACCTGCATAAAGCGGGTCGGGAGCTTTTTGGTCACTTAGGACGAATGGAATGGGAGTTTCATTGGAGTGGCTATTTTGCTGTCACTACAGATCACCTACCGCATGTGCATGAGCCCGAGCGCAATTTGCACATTTCGGTTGGCTGTAATGGCCGAGGAATTGCCGTCTCTACCTCACTCGGAATTCAGATTGCCAATCGAATCCTTGGAGCGTCTGCTGCGGAATTGGCTGTTCCTGTTTCGTCGATCAAAACCGTCCATTTCCACATGTTTCGAGGGATTGGTGTCAAAGCGGCAACGGCCTTCAAACGGCTTCAGGATCGACGAGGTTAGGAGGGCGTTGATTCTGAAAGTTCACCACGAATCGAATGGCGGAACGAACCCTGAACCTCGCGTTGTGTTTGTTCTATGTGTTTACGAAGCAGCGCTACGGCCTTGGCTGTATCACCCTGTTCGCAAGCATCGAGGATCTGAATATGTTCCTTATGCGACCTCGTATGTCCCGCTACACCGGAGACACGCAAGCGGAGCATACGGCCCATGTGGTCTTGTACGGAGCGAATCATTGTGACTAGACGTGGCCTATTGGCTGGGGCGTAGAGGCAGGCATGAAAGCTCATATTAAGATCACTCCACTCCTCTTGGGTCATAGCCTGGTCGTACGCAGCCAGAAGCTGACGCGCTTTAGCTATGTCCGAGGACGCCATATTTGGGACTGCCAGCTCCAGCGCGCGACACTCCAGCGCCAAGCGCATGTCGAGCATTTCGATGTAATCACTGACGGTCAGTGTTGCAACGGTTGCTCCAGCGTTTGGTGTCAACACCACCAAGCCCTCGGACTCCAAGCGAGTGAGCGCTTCACGCACTGGTATCTTGCTGACGCCGATTACTCCGGCGATTTCATCTTGGCGAATGGGGGCACCTTCGGCGAGTGTTCCGTCGGAGATACGCCGCTTGATTTCTTCATAAGCTCTTTGCGCGGCTGTGATTGCCTTCTTCGCTGGTTGCATGCCCAGGGATACCTTAGTTTGACCGCTTGGTTCTGTCTTTTTAGGAGCAAGAAAGTATACCAAATCTAGATTTTTAATATTTGCGGAGGCATTCCATGGTCGAGCCTTACCGCGGATCACAAACAGCAGGTCAAAGAAGATTTTGTAAGTGGCATTGAAGCTCACTCCATCGGGTTTTTGCATGGACAGGCCGAGCCGTCGATCTCATGTATCAATAAATAAGGAAAAGCTATGACCGCAAAAGTAGGAAGGGTTGATCATCCTGTTGTGGCGGTAAACGACCTAAGGGCGACGCGTGCGCAGTACCAGAAGCTAGGCTTCGTAGTCCCGCCTAGCGGGAAGCATCAGGAGTGGGGCACCGAAAATCTTTGCATCATGTTCCCTGGGGATTATTTGGAAATCCGCGGAATCGGGGATCCGAGTAAATTTTTAGCGGGAGTCGATAAATTCCTGGAGAAAGGCGAGGGTCTGTACAGCGTTGCTTTCAATGCGAAATCCGCTGACGATAGCTACCTGGCAGGAATTAGGGCGGGCTTGGGCATTGAACCGCCAAAGGCGTTAAATCGTAAACTCGTACTCGAAGACAAAGTACTAGACCTTCATTTTCGGACGGTGATGCTCGACCACAGTCTTTATCCTGGATTGACCCACGCCAATCTCTGCGAGCACCTCACCGCGGACACATTGCGCCAGCCGGGCTGGCTGAATCACCGAAATGGTGTCGTTTCGTTTGGTCGTATAGTCGGTGTCATTAGCGATTTCGATGCTGCGCAGACTGCTTACAACAAGCTACTTGGGCCCGAGAGCGTACGTCGAGATACCGATCGCATTTGGCTGAACTTCGGGGAGGGCGCGGGTGTAGAGTTGATCACCGCCAAGGAGGCTGAGTCGCGCGGAGACGCTCATCCAAACAGAGGTGATGCCTATCTCGCCGCCGCTACATTGTTAGTCAAGGACGTGGCTAAAACCGCCCACGTGTTTGAAGAGAATGGTGTCGAGTTCACGCAGGTATCGGAGGGAATACTTAAGGTGAACCCAAAAGATGCCTGTGGTGCACATCTCTATTTTCAGCAGGCTTGACTGCCTGATATGACCATTGAGGAACACCTGTTTTAGGCATGCCTTTGAAGGATGATTTCTTTGGATTCTGTGCACCTGAGAAACACTGAGTGATGTGGACTTTCACCATTCCATGACTGGAGGGAGCTAGGACGAAGTAACTAAACGAGTGGATCACAGGCTTAAGGACGCACGACCTACACCACTCTGACGAGGATGCTCAGCATTTAGGAGCGAGCAAACAGCCTCCGCCTCGACCCTGGCCTTGAAAACCCCGTGCTTGCTAGCAGAGCCTCCCTCGACGAGATCCACAACTCGATATTGCTTAATGCCATCATCCAGCCTGGTTGTTTCGATGACCCTGAATCGTGAATGCATGGTGCGTCCCTGCTGAAACTGGTGCTTTAGGAGTACCGGTATGACTCCATGATTTCAACCATTATGCAGGACTGAGCTGAGACAATTTATGACAGGGCGCAATGATTCTCTGTGTGAGGACAGAGACTTCGCGGGAGGTGGGAGGGGCGGTTGTGTTCAAATCATTCTGTGTCCAAGTCATCTCATGCCCATAGATAAGCTGTGGTGTGACGTAAATGGAGTGGTCGCCCCTTCGGGCCAATGGGCCCGGCTCACCAAATCAGCAAAGCATCTCCTTGATGATGGATGCGACGTTCCTGGCATCGTCGATTCCTCGGTGATAGGTACCCAGCCAAACCAGGCCCAACGACTCTACTGTTTGCTTAAGTGATTTCGGTCGATCGTCATATAAGCCGGCATGCCATTTCCTGGCATTGAAATGCGGCAAGCCTTCGAGCAGGGAAGGGCACCTAGCTAAGCCAGCATCGTGCTCAAGCTGTCTTGCATCATAGTCACCCGATGACGCCCAGGCCGCGTTTGGATATCGCGCAATAAGCGCTCCTAACTCCTGGCCAACCTCCACATAGGTTCCTGCACCGTCCACATCCGCTTGCTGAATGGACGTCAGCTTTTTGCAGAAATCGGTGAGGAGTCGCTCCTGCTTGTAGATTCTCAGTGGCAAGTTTTACAGATCCGGATAGTCGTCAAGCCTTAGGCTAGGAGCACCCGCATCCTCCGGCTCGCGCTTAGGCGTATGAATCACTCCAGCTTCGGCGTCTGCACGCATCTGCTCGAGCTCTTTGTTAAAAGCCTTGTCTTGAACCGTGGGTTTGCTCGTGTACGATTTACGTTGATTGGAATTTTAATAAAGCAAAGATACCGCCCTTGTCATCAGGGGCGGCCTTGTTTCCTTGTCTGGCAGAAGCTCAATTCCCTCGGTAGGTGGAGAAACCGTAGGGGCTGAGAAGCAACGGAATGTGGTAGTGCGGGACGGTGCCGTCAACCTCAAATATGACTGGTACCTCAGGAAAGAAGCTGGACGTATTGTGAGCCTTGAACCACTCACCGGTTTTGAAGGTGACACGGTAGGTACCTTTCTCCAGACCCCGGCCTTCCGGATACAGCCCGGTTATACGACCTTGCTCGTTGGTTGCCGCGCTGTTGAGAACGTCCCAGTTTTTCCCATCCTGTTTTTCCAACGTAACGTTGACTCCAGGGGAGGGCAGGCCATCCTGCAAGTTGAGCACATGCACGCTCAATGGATTTGCTGTCGCGAATGCAAAGGATGAAAGGGCACTCAATACAGCGCCAGCGAAGAAACTTTTCAATACAGTCATGGTGATGTCCTTAGTTTTTAACAGCAGGTAAAACTTTGTTGATAGCGACCTCTGCACAACCTTCATCGTTTGCAGCGCCGCCTGCACCGGCCACTCCGATGGCGCCGATGACCTGACCATCGAATTTCAATGGCGCGCCTCCGCCCAGCAACAACAACTCATCAAGTGTGTTGAGGTTTTCAGCATCCGGATTAGCGCGAGCACGTTCAGCCAACAAACGCGTCGAAATCTTGGTCGAGAGGGCGGTATAGGCTTTGCGTTGCGCGGCTAACGTGTTGTGCGGGCCGACATTGTCGTCGCGTTGCACGGCAACCAGATTGCCACCACGGTCAACAACGGCGGCAACGGCTGTGCGGCCATCGGCGTGACAGGCCGTCAGCGCGGCATTTAGCAAATCGTTGGCCATTGCAAGTGACACGTCCTTGCGCTGCACAACTTGATCCGGGGCTGCAACAGCGAATGCAGGGCTCATTGCGAGCGTGATCAGCAATGAAGTCGAAAGGCTTGTACGCATGCTTTTTCCTTGGTTGAGTCTGTCTGAGTCATTGCCAGACATCATGACCAGCGCACCCCGTCAGAATGATTGCCTCCTGATTACCAATATGTAATGTGAGAAATCAGCGAAGCGGGCTAGCCTGTGCTCCAGTATTGGAGGAAAAAATGCGTATCTTGGTGGTTGAAGATGAAGCGAAAATGGCGGATTACCTGCGCAAAGCCCTGACTGAATCGGGCTATGTGGTAGAGATCGCCCTTGATGGGCTGGATGGCCAGCATTTGGCACAGGAGAGTGAGTTCGATCTGATCATTCTGGATGTCATGCTGCCGGGGTTGGATGGCTGGCAATTGCTGCAAATCATCCGGCGTAAGTGGCAGACTCCAGTACTGTTTCTCACTGCTCGTGATTCAGTTGATGATCGGGTCAAAGGGCTGGAGTTGGGGGCCGATGATTATCTGGTCAAACCCTTTTCCTATGCCGAGCTGTTGGCACGCGTTCGAACTTTGCTACGCCGTGGCCCGCCTCGCGAGGTTGAGCATTTTGTGGCTGGCGACCTGAGCCTGGATTTGTTGCGACGCAAGGTAACGCGCAATGGAGAACGTCTCACCCTGACCAACAAGGAGTTCGCCTTGCTGCATCTGCTGCTCAGTCGTGAAGGGGAGGTGCTATCGCGCTCGCTGATTGCCTCACAGATCTGGCAAATGAACTTCGACAGTGACACCAATGTGGTTGATGTTGCCATCCGTCGACTGCGGGCCAAGGTTGACGATCCTTACACGGTGAAGTTGATACACACAGTGCGAGGCATCGGTTACATGCTTGAGGTGCAATCCTGAAACTGTTTCCGCGCACCCTGAGCCTGCGCCTGGCGATCATGTTCGCATTGGTCAGCGCACCGTTACTGGGCTCCATTGGTTTTTATCTTTATCAATCGTTAGAGCGAGAGATTGCTTGGCGCGATGACCAGGCTCTACTGGGGCGCTTAGAGCGAATGCAAGCGTTGATCAGCGATAGCGACAGCATTGAGCAACTGCGAGGTCGGCCCAAGCTCTACGAAAACATGCTGGGCAATCGCGAGAATCTGCTATGGATTGTCGATGACACCGGTAAGGTGTT
Proteins encoded:
- a CDS encoding GntR family transcriptional regulator; translation: MQKPDGVSFNATYKIFFDLLFVIRGKARPWNASANIKNLDLVYFLAPKKTEPSGQTKVSLGMQPAKKAITAAQRAYEEIKRRISDGTLAEGAPIRQDEIAGVIGVSKIPVREALTRLESEGLVVLTPNAGATVATLTVSDYIEMLDMRLALECRALELAVPNMASSDIAKARQLLAAYDQAMTQEEWSDLNMSFHACLYAPANRPRLVTMIRSVQDHMGRMLRLRVSGVAGHTRSHKEHIQILDACEQGDTAKAVALLRKHIEQTQREVQGSFRHSIRGELSESTPS
- a CDS encoding VOC family protein — translated: MTAKVGRVDHPVVAVNDLRATRAQYQKLGFVVPPSGKHQEWGTENLCIMFPGDYLEIRGIGDPSKFLAGVDKFLEKGEGLYSVAFNAKSADDSYLAGIRAGLGIEPPKALNRKLVLEDKVLDLHFRTVMLDHSLYPGLTHANLCEHLTADTLRQPGWLNHRNGVVSFGRIVGVISDFDAAQTAYNKLLGPESVRRDTDRIWLNFGEGAGVELITAKEAESRGDAHPNRGDAYLAAATLLVKDVAKTAHVFEENGVEFTQVSEGILKVNPKDACGAHLYFQQA
- a CDS encoding 3'-5' exonuclease, with product MPLRIYKQERLLTDFCKKLTSIQQADVDGAGTYVEVGQELGALIARYPNAAWASSGDYDARQLEHDAGLARCPSLLEGLPHFNARKWHAGLYDDRPKSLKQTVESLGLVWLGTYHRGIDDARNVASIIKEMLC
- the uraH gene encoding hydroxyisourate hydrolase, whose amino-acid sequence is MTVLKSFFAGAVLSALSSFAFATANPLSVHVLNLQDGLPSPGVNVTLEKQDGKNWDVLNSAATNEQGRITGLYPEGRGLEKGTYRVTFKTGEWFKAHNTSSFFPEVPVIFEVDGTVPHYHIPLLLSPYGFSTYRGN
- a CDS encoding heme-binding protein — encoded protein: MRTSLSTSLLITLAMSPAFAVAAPDQVVQRKDVSLAMANDLLNAALTACHADGRTAVAAVVDRGGNLVAVQRDDNVGPHNTLAAQRKAYTALSTKISTRLLAERARANPDAENLNTLDELLLLGGGAPLKFDGQVIGAIGVAGAGGAANDEGCAEVAINKVLPAVKN
- a CDS encoding heavy metal response regulator transcription factor, whose protein sequence is MRILVVEDEAKMADYLRKALTESGYVVEIALDGLDGQHLAQESEFDLIILDVMLPGLDGWQLLQIIRRKWQTPVLFLTARDSVDDRVKGLELGADDYLVKPFSYAELLARVRTLLRRGPPREVEHFVAGDLSLDLLRRKVTRNGERLTLTNKEFALLHLLLSREGEVLSRSLIASQIWQMNFDSDTNVVDVAIRRLRAKVDDPYTVKLIHTVRGIGYMLEVQS